A region of the Deltaproteobacteria bacterium genome:
GATTGGCGGAACGGCAAGCAGTGTCTCACCGCGAATCGGATCTTGCATCACTTTTAGTGCTTTATTGACCTCAGGGAGAGAGGTGCCGACGCCACCACGCCAGGGTAAAAAGGGCAAGGCCTGAGCTGCTGCTTGTAACCCACTTGTGAGAATCCCTTCTTCACACTCCCACACTTCGATCTCGTTCCGTTCCACAGCACGACGAAAGGCTGGAGCGACAGGGACGCCGAATCCGCCACCCGCGTAGTAACTCACCGCTTTCCGTACACAACCTGCAGCGATTAACAGATCGAGCGTGATGCCACTGTCGACGACCGTGAGATTCTTCACGCCACGGCGAATAATTTGTCGTAGCAGTGCCATTGGCGCAGGTGACCCTACGGCGACGGTCATGCCATCCTGCACCCAACTTGCAGCGGTGACTTCGTCAATAATACGTTGTTGTCGTTCGCTCATGTCCACCACTTCCCTTTGGCGAGAGATATACGCCGCTCCGACCAGGGTTTGCAATGCCTGTGCCAAAAGGGGAAAGACAGGCCGTAGGCTACAGGCTATAGGGAAGACGTGAAACAGAGAGCACGAAACGAGAGAAGGAGGAAAAAATATGGCTCAAGCACAAGGTCCAGTTGCCGTTATTGCAGGTGTTGGTCCAGGTATCGGCGCACGTTTTGTCGAGACGTTTGCTCAGGAAGGCTATCGGGTCGTCGGGCTTGCACGTAACGCGAGTTCACTTGATCAGATTCGTACAGGCTTAGGGAAGACGGCAGAGCGTTGTGTATTCTGGCCGACTGATATTACTGATGACGCACAAGTGAAACAAACCTTTGCGCGCGTGCGTAAAGAACTTGGTCCAATCAATCTGCTAGTGTGTAATGCTGGTGGTGGCGCGAAGCGCGGCTCATTTCTCGACGTCTCAGCCAATGATTTCATGAACAACCTGAAAGGGCAGGTCTATGGGCCGTTCTTGTGTGCGAAAGAAGCGATTCCTGACATGTTGGCGAATGGAGGTGGAACCGTGGCTTACATCGGTGCCACCAGCTCAGTGAAGGGGTATGGAAAGTCCTCCGCTTTTGCCACAGGAAAATTCGCACTCAGAGCGTTAGCGCAGTGCAACGCCCGTGAATTTGGTGCAAAGGGCATTCACGTCTTTCATGTGATCATCGATGGTGGCATCGATGACGTGCCGTTTGGTGAAGAGCGCGAAGTGAAACCCGGTATGCTGGATTCACGTTCGATCGCGCGTGTAGTCGCCCAGGCCGTTGCTCAGCCGCGTGACACCTGGGTGCACGAGTTCGACATTCGCCCGTCGGTGGAGCAGTTCTAATCTCGTATCTGGGAGCGCGACCGTCTCGGTCGCCTCACTCCTCTTCCTCTGTGACAAACAGTTCTCCACGTTTGCCGATCTGTTCAGGCCGGACGATATTGATGCCCAGCGAGAAGAGGTGGGCGTTTTCGTGACTGTCGAGTGTGAGGACTGGCTTTTTCCAGGCGAGTATTTCCCGGCAAAACTTCTCAGTTTTCCCACCGGGGGCGGCATAGGCAACGAAGACGACATCAGCGAGGGCGGCAACCAGCGCATTACGTGCTTGCGCGCGCTCCGTTGTTGGCCGTCGTTCTTCGGCAGTAAATGAGGTCAGTAACAACAATCGCTCTTGTTCGAGAGCGATTTTCTTCTTCGCAGAGATGCTGATCCCGTCCAGACTGCGAGCAGGGCAGAGAATCACCGGTTGTTTTCCCTGCAACAGAATCGAGAGACACTCTTTCTCCATCGGCGAATGAAAGCCACTGATGACGGTGATGCCTGCATCGCGTAACGCATGCGCAAGCTCATACGTCTGAAGAATTAACGTCGGTGGACATTGAATCGAACAAAAGAGTGCAAACACGGGGCGATAGTGGCGATTATGCAGAAGGTCGCATTGGCCGCGGATGGTGAGGGTGCGTGGCGCTTCGTTATGCAAGTACGTGCGCAGCGCTACGGGATAGCGTGCATCGGTGTCGGGGATGTGGAGGAGGTCTAACATAGAGATCAGCGACTAAAACTCATACGCGATTGTTACTCCGCCATAGACATTGAAGTCAGGTGACGGTTCATAGAAACGGCGGCCAACGGCATTGAGGCGGACTAACCCGTTGTAATCTCATCGCCAAGATTATTGAGGCCGACAAATGGTGAGATTTTCCCACGACCGAGCTGCAACTCATATCCTACCCGCGCATTCACAACGGTATAGGAACTATTGTGGTTGAGGTTGGTATCGTCAGCATACAGACGATCGACATACAACAGATTCAGCGCGCCATAGAGACCGGACGAATGTGCGTAGAACAGCTCAGTAAACACTTGATGAGGCGCGATGCCAGGTTCATAGTTGCCGTCGAGCCGACCAGACTGGATGCGATATCGGTCATATTGAGCATCGAGATAGGTGTAAGAAAAGATCCAGCTCAGCTCGCTGGTGATCGGCAACTGGAAGGAGGTTTCGATGCCACGCCGCGTCGAGTGCCCAGCGTTGCGGAAGAAGGACCGGCCGGAAGCGCCTTGAAATTGTACGAGTTGATTATCAATGGTGATCCAGAAGAACGATCCTTCGTAGCGCAACCGATCCCAGAGAACGCCACGTGTACCGACTTCGTAATTGATTGCCTTCTGCGGATCGATTTCTGGATTGAGGCCGCCGATTTCATTGGGATTGGCAAATTCCGTCGTTGTTGGCACCTGAAAGGCCGTCGAGACATTTGCGTAGAGCGTCAGCCAGGGAAGGGGACTGTAGAGGATACCGCCCATCGGGCTGATCTGATCAAAGGTGCGCGTGCCGGATTGGTTTCCATCGCCGAGGAATGAGTCGGTGACCGTAAAGCGGATACTGTCGTAACGGAGACCGGCGCTGAGGATCAAGTTGTCACGTAAATAGAATTCGTTGCGCATGAAGGGCCCAACACTTTGTACCTCTTCATTTTGGTGAAAGCGGAGTTTGCCAGACTTCCCACTGTCGTTGTTGAAACGGCGGCGGTTGTCGATCTGGTACTGCGTATCGACTCCCAGCATGAAGCGATTACGGAATCCGCCAAACATTGCATTCCACGCATACTTCACCCCACCGCCGATACCAAAGCGGTCAAAGACCACTACACCGCCACCGGCACTGGGAAGCACTGGCAGTTTGGCGCCAAACTGGCGAAACATGGAATACTGTGTGACTGTGACTTCGTGACCTGGGGCAAATTGATTACGGTAGACAAAGCCGAGCTTGCCCTGGGTGACACTCTCACCGCTAGCAAGTGTCACATTGAGTGCACGTGCTTGACGGCGATTTCTTTTGACCTCGGCGGTTGTCAGTGCGCCTGGGTCGTCGGCGAATGGTGAGTCGGTAAAATTGAGAATGGTTGTGAATGACGAGTCAGGGTTGATGGTGTAACGTAGCTTCCCAGTGAAGACGACCGCTTGCGT
Encoded here:
- a CDS encoding CoA transferase subunit A encodes the protein MSERQQRIIDEVTAASWVQDGMTVAVGSPAPMALLRQIIRRGVKNLTVVDSGITLDLLIAAGCVRKAVSYYAGGGFGVPVAPAFRRAVERNEIEVWECEEGILTSGLQAAAQALPFLPWRGGVGTSLPEVNKALKVMQDPIRGETLLAVPPIKPDVALLHAATADAYGNVQHCGGPGWLDLFLYRAADRTIVQVEKIIPNEEIRANPWATTIAGADAIVRGPYGAHPFYSRGYYVQDNAHLRRYLQASTAAAQENRPELLAQYLTTYCREPATLGDYLERVGIKRLLELYEY
- a CDS encoding SDR family NAD(P)-dependent oxidoreductase, with the protein product MAQAQGPVAVIAGVGPGIGARFVETFAQEGYRVVGLARNASSLDQIRTGLGKTAERCVFWPTDITDDAQVKQTFARVRKELGPINLLVCNAGGGAKRGSFLDVSANDFMNNLKGQVYGPFLCAKEAIPDMLANGGGTVAYIGATSSVKGYGKSSAFATGKFALRALAQCNAREFGAKGIHVFHVIIDGGIDDVPFGEEREVKPGMLDSRSIARVVAQAVAQPRDTWVHEFDIRPSVEQF
- a CDS encoding TonB-dependent receptor; the protein is MLQQTSRKGKVIGRWRKLGFGVFFNLLLYGTVIAQGQPAPATKNGTTTTTPQLAPVVVTATRGETPLAEVPASVSVIDQSDIQLGQQTIGLDESLNRVPGVFIQNSFNFAQDQRLSIRGFGTRSAFGVRELKVMVDGLPETSPDGQTEFDNVDLGAVQRIEVLRGPASSLYGNASGGVINITTEDGPARPFAETRITGGSFGLVKAQAKTGGQIGRLNFFFNTSYLHLGGYRDRSRTQAVVFTGKLRYTINPDSSFTTILNFTDSPFADDPGALTTAEVKRNRRQARALNVTLASGESVTQGKLGFVYRNQFAPGHEVTVTQYSMFRQFGAKLPVLPSAGGGVVVFDRFGIGGGVKYAWNAMFGGFRNRFMLGVDTQYQIDNRRRFNNDSGKSGKLRFHQNEEVQSVGPFMRNEFYLRDNLILSAGLRYDSIRFTVTDSFLGDGNQSGTRTFDQISPMGGILYSPLPWLTLYANVSTAFQVPTTTEFANPNEIGGLNPEIDPQKAINYEVGTRGVLWDRLRYEGSFFWITIDNQLVQFQGASGRSFFRNAGHSTRRGIETSFQLPITSELSWIFSYTYLDAQYDRYRIQSGRLDGNYEPGIAPHQVFTELFYAHSSGLYGALNLLYVDRLYADDTNLNHNSSYTVVNARVGYELQLGRGKISPFVGLNNLGDEITTG